From Thermus brockianus, the proteins below share one genomic window:
- the cas2 gene encoding CRISPR-associated endonuclease Cas2, with the protein MYVVMVYDVSVDRVAKVLQIGRRYLTWVQNSVLEGELSPAQLARLKAEVAKAIEPTDAVRFYVLPSRAVLRIDTLGQQKNEPGQIL; encoded by the coding sequence ATGTACGTGGTCATGGTGTACGACGTCTCCGTAGACCGGGTGGCCAAGGTGCTCCAAATCGGACGCCGCTATTTGACGTGGGTGCAAAATTCTGTGCTGGAAGGCGAGCTTTCCCCAGCCCAGCTTGCCAGGTTGAAGGCCGAGGTGGCCAAGGCCATTGAGCCCACGGATGCCGTTCGCTTCTACGTGCTGCCAAGCCGCGCCGTCCTGAGGATAGACACCCTGGGCCAGCAGAAGAACGAACCCGGCCAGATACTCTGA
- a CDS encoding MBL fold metallo-hydrolase has translation MKILPLHTGFPARTHRGYLGLSSAYLVLGERVLLYDTLGFGEREGLLERMRALGVAPERVELLVLSHLHFDHAANLDLFPWAQVVVHRLELEHAEAVAQSPHRDPACLYAYLPLLQARRTKVVEGEGEALMPGARLLHLPGHTPGLLGVWVEGVGALVSDAIKSRFDLEGEPAPPSWDPIAAKKTRERLLSYPRLFPGHDVPLRREGNSFVPEGQAALGIRLANATEVHLAL, from the coding sequence GTGAAGATCCTGCCCCTCCACACAGGCTTTCCCGCGCGGACGCACCGGGGCTACCTGGGCCTTTCCAGCGCCTACCTGGTTTTGGGGGAGCGCGTGCTCCTGTACGATACCCTTGGCTTTGGCGAACGGGAAGGCCTCCTAGAGCGCATGCGTGCCCTGGGGGTGGCGCCGGAAAGGGTGGAGCTACTGGTGCTTAGCCACTTGCACTTTGACCACGCAGCCAACCTAGACCTTTTCCCTTGGGCGCAGGTGGTGGTCCACCGCCTAGAGTTGGAGCACGCTGAGGCCGTGGCCCAATCCCCCCACCGGGACCCCGCCTGCCTCTACGCCTACCTGCCCCTCCTCCAGGCCCGTCGCACCAAGGTGGTGGAAGGTGAAGGGGAAGCGCTCATGCCAGGGGCAAGGCTCCTCCATCTGCCCGGGCACACCCCTGGGCTTTTAGGCGTATGGGTAGAAGGCGTGGGCGCGCTGGTCAGCGACGCCATCAAGAGCCGGTTTGACCTGGAGGGGGAACCCGCACCCCCCTCTTGGGACCCGATCGCGGCCAAGAAGACGCGCGAACGGCTCCTTTCCTACCCCAGGCTCTTTCCTGGCCACGACGTTCCCCTGCGCCGGGAAGGGAACTCTTTTGTCCCCGAGGGACAAGCGGCGCTGGGCATCCGTCTGGCCAACGCCACGGAAGTGCACCTCGCCCTCTGA
- the cas5 gene encoding CRISPR-associated protein Cas5, translating to MKGKRAHFRRFYTNSSALTYPVPPPATLQGLLGAALGLGREYREKLTGLFLAARPRAPMRTLFQTVNHLFLKSGTLEEIRGLYKEGRTQIPVQYLVGEGEGPVAFEVFVGAEGRLVEDIAKALENPVFPLALGPAYALAWVEGVEFLEAELKPSWDGEGIGWWEAEKLELYPSQDVRLYRDRFPIALEPDRRPKAVKEIALELRGEPLKVRYRGEVLVCPGLAIGVLRV from the coding sequence TTGAAGGGCAAGCGGGCCCACTTTCGCCGCTTCTACACCAACTCTTCCGCCCTCACCTATCCCGTGCCTCCCCCGGCCACGCTCCAGGGCCTTTTGGGGGCGGCTTTGGGGCTGGGCCGGGAGTATAGGGAAAAGCTCACGGGGCTTTTCCTGGCCGCCCGGCCCCGCGCCCCCATGCGTACCCTTTTCCAAACGGTCAACCACCTCTTTTTGAAGTCGGGCACCTTGGAGGAAATCCGCGGTCTTTACAAGGAAGGGCGTACCCAAATCCCCGTGCAGTACCTCGTGGGCGAGGGGGAAGGGCCCGTGGCCTTTGAGGTCTTCGTGGGCGCCGAGGGGAGGTTGGTGGAGGATATCGCCAAGGCCTTGGAGAACCCGGTTTTTCCCCTGGCCCTCGGCCCGGCCTACGCCTTGGCTTGGGTGGAGGGGGTGGAGTTCCTCGAGGCGGAGCTCAAGCCCTCTTGGGACGGGGAGGGCATAGGCTGGTGGGAGGCGGAAAAGCTGGAGCTTTACCCCTCGCAGGATGTCCGGCTTTACCGCGACCGTTTCCCCATCGCCTTGGAACCGGACCGCAGGCCCAAGGCCGTGAAGGAAATAGCCTTGGAGCTCCGGGGTGAGCCGCTTAAGGTGCGGTACAGGGGCGAGGTCCTGGTCTGCCCGGGGCTGGCCATAGGCGTCCTGAGGGTGTAG
- a CDS encoding CRISPR-associated endonuclease Cas3'', whose amino-acid sequence MELLARPEEPLQEHLLGVAALAEGHLEPLGLGKAGRLAGLAHDLGKATPYFQEMLQGKRPKGDPLTWHALPGALFAAWVAEKWALGELALPLFLAILEHHGRLRSPWERVPPPNGVQTPRGRRDAWRVLPEQLKALHTPAFAELVKGLDLPDPGPFLQREAWRVAEALAREANRLLWEGGGVELHYRLALLYSALLDADRRLAGQRPSPPSPMPIPQGRWPATSPKGATPRPSPPSATPS is encoded by the coding sequence ATGGAACTTCTCGCCCGTCCTGAAGAACCCCTCCAGGAACACCTCCTGGGCGTGGCGGCCTTGGCGGAGGGGCACCTAGAGCCCCTGGGCCTTGGGAAGGCGGGGCGGCTTGCGGGCCTGGCCCATGACCTCGGCAAGGCCACCCCCTACTTCCAGGAGATGCTCCAGGGAAAACGCCCTAAAGGGGACCCCCTCACCTGGCACGCCCTTCCCGGGGCCCTGTTCGCCGCCTGGGTGGCCGAGAAGTGGGCCCTTGGGGAGCTGGCACTTCCCCTCTTCCTCGCCATCCTGGAGCACCACGGGCGGCTACGAAGCCCCTGGGAGCGGGTACCACCCCCCAATGGGGTACAAACGCCCCGGGGGCGAAGGGACGCCTGGAGGGTGCTCCCCGAACAACTCAAGGCCCTGCACACGCCGGCCTTCGCCGAACTGGTGAAGGGGCTGGACCTCCCCGACCCCGGGCCCTTCCTCCAGAGGGAGGCTTGGAGGGTGGCCGAGGCCTTGGCCCGGGAGGCCAACCGGCTGCTATGGGAAGGGGGGGGCGTGGAACTCCACTACCGCCTCGCCCTCCTCTATTCCGCCCTCCTGGACGCCGACCGTAGGCTTGCGGGGCAGCGCCCTTCCCCTCCCTCCCCCATGCCCATCCCCCAGGGGCGGTGGCCCGCTACCTCGCCAAAAGGCGCCACCCCTCGCCCCTCTCCCCCTTCCGCCACGCCCTCCTAG
- a CDS encoding CRISPR-associated helicase/endonuclease Cas3, with amino-acid sequence MARYLAKRRHPSPLSPFRHALLAGVARAAMGPLSDLFPARLTLSAPTGAGKTLAAFRFALTLRERVWQRWGFRPKVVYALPYIAIADQVEEVAREVLREAGLDPEAHLLVHHHQALARLQEDRAVEEALLLQETWDRDVVVTTFHQVFAALTGPGSNLRPLHALAGGAILILDEVQTLRAELWPLLRALLEALPGRVTVVSMTATQPGLVKGKELAPPLPGYPRRVRLVWGEERTLEALAERFLQEGPRSRLVVLNTVREAVALYRLLQGRLEGLFLLTSHLIPLHRKARLRQIQKALADGRPITLVATQVVEAGVDLDFPEGYRALAPMESLLQTAGRVNRNAQQEEGKLWVLDLEGDSGKWVYGTILLDRTRRILAPLLDQGVWDRDAYPLLQEYYRLVEEGISQEEGRTLLKRLEVLDYDRFGLDLLDEAPSLPIFVEWDEEATRLLGALEEALALRDPQERRKSLRLLFPRLQAYTVSPLLRRALKNLPPPLLGREEWRHVPREALGDFYDEEVGFKWEMEQFL; translated from the coding sequence GTGGCCCGCTACCTCGCCAAAAGGCGCCACCCCTCGCCCCTCTCCCCCTTCCGCCACGCCCTCCTAGCAGGGGTGGCCCGGGCCGCAATGGGGCCCCTAAGCGACCTCTTCCCCGCCCGCCTCACCCTAAGCGCCCCCACGGGGGCGGGGAAAACCCTGGCCGCCTTCCGCTTCGCCCTAACCTTGAGGGAGCGGGTCTGGCAAAGGTGGGGCTTCCGGCCCAAGGTGGTCTACGCCCTGCCCTACATCGCCATCGCCGACCAGGTGGAGGAGGTGGCCAGGGAGGTCCTGCGGGAGGCGGGCCTGGACCCCGAGGCCCATCTCCTCGTCCACCACCACCAAGCCCTCGCCCGGCTCCAGGAGGACAGGGCCGTGGAGGAGGCCCTTCTCCTCCAAGAGACGTGGGACCGGGACGTGGTGGTGACCACCTTCCACCAGGTCTTCGCTGCCCTGACGGGCCCGGGAAGCAACCTACGACCCCTCCACGCCTTGGCGGGGGGGGCCATCCTCATCCTGGATGAGGTGCAAACCCTGCGGGCGGAGCTCTGGCCCCTCCTTCGGGCCCTTCTGGAGGCCCTGCCGGGCCGGGTGACCGTGGTGAGCATGACCGCCACCCAGCCCGGCCTCGTCAAGGGAAAGGAGTTGGCCCCGCCCCTGCCGGGCTACCCCAGGCGGGTACGCCTGGTTTGGGGGGAGGAGCGGACCCTCGAGGCCCTCGCCGAGCGCTTCCTCCAGGAAGGCCCAAGGAGCCGCCTGGTGGTGCTCAACACCGTGCGGGAGGCGGTGGCGCTCTACCGGCTCCTCCAGGGGAGGCTGGAAGGGCTCTTCCTCCTCACCAGCCACCTCATCCCCCTGCACCGGAAGGCCCGGCTGAGGCAGATCCAGAAGGCCCTGGCCGATGGAAGGCCCATCACGCTGGTGGCCACCCAGGTGGTGGAGGCGGGGGTGGACCTGGACTTCCCGGAGGGCTACCGGGCCCTGGCGCCCATGGAAAGCCTCCTGCAGACGGCGGGACGGGTGAACCGCAACGCCCAACAGGAGGAGGGGAAGCTTTGGGTGTTGGACCTGGAGGGGGACTCGGGGAAATGGGTCTATGGGACCATTCTCCTTGACCGCACCCGGAGGATCCTGGCCCCCCTTTTGGACCAGGGCGTCTGGGACCGGGACGCCTACCCCCTTTTGCAGGAGTACTACCGCCTGGTGGAAGAGGGCATCAGCCAGGAGGAGGGAAGAACCCTCCTCAAGCGGCTAGAGGTTTTGGATTACGACCGCTTCGGGCTGGACCTCCTGGACGAGGCACCCAGCCTGCCCATCTTCGTGGAGTGGGATGAGGAGGCGACCCGCCTCCTTGGGGCCCTCGAGGAAGCCCTGGCCCTCCGGGACCCCCAGGAGAGGCGAAAAAGCCTCCGCCTCCTCTTCCCCAGGCTTCAGGCCTACACCGTTTCCCCTCTCCTCCGCCGCGCCCTAAAGAACCTCCCGCCACCCCTCTTGGGCCGGGAGGAGTGGCGGCACGTGCCCCGGGAGGCTTTAGGGGACTTCTACGACGAGGAGGTGGGCTTCAAGTGGGAAATGGAACAGTTCCTCTGA
- the cas6 gene encoding CRISPR-associated endoribonuclease Cas6 yields the protein MSTGGRLKLRFFAQGRLPVTYREGLQAAIYGALPPPLGPKLHDEGLLGRERPLKLFVYSRILGLDYVPEEKGFRASGELTLYFASALEEVVQAFGEGIWAKGGLEVHGLFLRLIGLEVEPIAPQSPVTVEALAPITVYRTEGKRTLFFNPLNREFSLLLEANLNRKAEALGLEKGSLRVQPLGFHPRRKRLERYKGTWVEGWMGCYRLEGDAHLLRLALVSGLGSKNSQGFGFVREVGG from the coding sequence ATGTCCACGGGCGGCAGGTTGAAGCTCCGATTTTTTGCCCAAGGCCGCCTCCCCGTGACCTATCGGGAAGGCTTGCAGGCCGCCATCTACGGCGCCTTGCCCCCACCCTTAGGGCCCAAGCTCCACGACGAGGGCTTGCTGGGGAGGGAAAGGCCCCTGAAGCTCTTCGTGTATAGCCGCATCCTGGGCCTGGACTATGTGCCGGAGGAAAAAGGCTTCCGTGCCTCGGGGGAGCTTACCCTCTACTTCGCCTCGGCCCTGGAGGAGGTGGTCCAGGCCTTTGGCGAGGGTATCTGGGCCAAGGGGGGCCTCGAGGTCCATGGCCTCTTCCTGAGGCTCATCGGCCTAGAGGTGGAGCCCATCGCGCCCCAAAGCCCCGTAACGGTGGAGGCCCTCGCCCCCATCACCGTCTACCGGACGGAGGGGAAGCGGACCCTCTTCTTCAACCCCCTCAACCGGGAGTTCTCCCTCCTCTTGGAGGCCAACCTCAACCGGAAGGCGGAGGCCCTGGGCCTGGAGAAGGGGAGCCTGAGGGTCCAACCCCTTGGCTTCCACCCCCGACGCAAGCGCTTGGAGCGCTACAAAGGGACCTGGGTGGAGGGCTGGATGGGCTGCTACCGTTTGGAAGGGGATGCCCACCTCCTGCGCCTGGCCCTGGTCTCGGGCCTGGGCTCCAAGAACAGCCAGGGCTTCGGTTTCGTGCGGGAGGTGGGAGGATGA
- the cas1b gene encoding type I-B CRISPR-associated endonuclease Cas1b — translation MPKPVYVFSSGRLSRMSNTIILETEERKRHLPVEQVSELYLFGEVDLNKRFLEFCAQKGVLLHFFNRYGYYAGSFYPREHLLSGYLTLKQAEHYLDPERRLALARRFVEGGLENIRRLLCKEEAKGKGVESTLALLENLSAQVGEARTVGELMALEGRAREAYYGVWDELLGERWALARSRRPPRDPINALLSFTNSLLYTAILAQIYQTHLDPRIGFLHEANYRRHSLNLDVAEVFKPALVDRLIFRLIRRDQLKIGHFLREGNGVFLSEAGRRLVVEEWEKTLQTTYRHLVLKRSVSYRTTIRLELYKLEKHLIGEQSYTPYRLR, via the coding sequence ATGCCTAAGCCCGTCTATGTTTTTTCCTCCGGAAGGCTCAGCCGGATGTCCAACACCATCATCTTGGAAACGGAGGAGCGCAAGCGGCACCTACCCGTGGAACAAGTTTCCGAGCTCTACCTCTTCGGCGAAGTGGATCTGAACAAGCGCTTCCTGGAGTTCTGCGCACAAAAAGGGGTTCTTCTCCACTTCTTCAACCGTTATGGCTATTACGCCGGCTCCTTTTACCCCCGGGAGCACCTTTTGAGCGGCTACCTCACCCTCAAGCAGGCGGAACACTACCTGGACCCGGAACGCCGCCTGGCTTTAGCCCGCCGCTTCGTGGAGGGGGGGCTGGAAAACATCCGGCGGCTCCTGTGCAAGGAGGAGGCCAAAGGCAAAGGGGTGGAGAGCACCCTCGCCTTATTGGAGAACCTGTCCGCCCAGGTGGGGGAGGCGCGTACCGTGGGGGAGCTCATGGCCCTGGAAGGTCGGGCCCGCGAGGCCTATTACGGGGTATGGGACGAGCTTCTCGGGGAAAGGTGGGCCCTGGCCCGAAGCCGCCGCCCGCCACGGGACCCCATCAACGCCCTTTTGAGCTTTACCAATTCCCTCCTTTACACCGCCATCTTGGCGCAGATTTACCAAACGCACCTGGACCCCCGGATCGGCTTCTTGCACGAAGCCAACTACCGGCGCCACTCCCTAAACCTGGACGTGGCCGAGGTGTTTAAGCCGGCCCTGGTGGACCGCCTAATCTTCCGCCTCATACGCCGGGACCAGCTCAAAATCGGACATTTCCTACGGGAGGGGAACGGGGTATTCCTCTCCGAGGCGGGCCGCAGGTTGGTGGTGGAGGAATGGGAAAAAACTCTCCAGACCACCTACAGGCACCTCGTCCTCAAGCGTTCTGTATCCTACCGGACCACCATACGGCTAGAGCTCTACAAGCTAGAAAAGCACCTTATCGGAGAGCAATCCTATACTCCTTATCGGCTACGATAA
- the cas7b gene encoding type I-B CRISPR-associated protein Cas7/Csh2: protein MELHNGEILYLYDAKDTNPNGDPDAENRPRMDYVGRRLLVSDVRLKRYVRDYLLAQGEDVWVRMREDGSRTDADGRLDELKSLYEKETGKAVGKKKELDAGFIAWYLRRLRDVRLFGAVLPIKAEEGEAKGGTGQFVGPVQLDWGYSLHPVEVYTATISSQFAGRTEGGKGEHGTFGKDHRVYHALIAFWGRISRRRGEAVGLLPEDLEVLEKGLLEGLLEGATTRSKVGQTPRLYLRVDWKEGFRPLGDPRDGLKVRPVEGKALEGIRGVGDYVLEAHDLSKNLGRFRDSIARVRLWRHPDLRLEGLALEGLPVEEVKF from the coding sequence ATGGAGCTGCATAACGGGGAGATTCTCTACCTTTACGACGCCAAGGACACCAACCCCAACGGCGACCCGGATGCGGAAAACCGGCCCCGCATGGACTATGTGGGGAGGAGGCTTCTGGTGAGCGACGTGCGCTTGAAGCGCTACGTCCGCGACTACCTCCTCGCCCAGGGGGAGGATGTCTGGGTAAGGATGCGCGAGGATGGGTCCCGCACCGACGCCGATGGGCGGCTGGATGAGCTCAAGAGTCTCTACGAGAAGGAAACCGGAAAGGCGGTTGGGAAGAAGAAGGAGCTGGACGCTGGCTTTATCGCCTGGTACCTGAGGCGCTTGCGGGACGTGCGCCTCTTTGGCGCGGTGCTGCCCATCAAGGCGGAGGAGGGTGAGGCCAAGGGAGGCACGGGGCAGTTCGTGGGGCCTGTCCAGCTGGACTGGGGCTACTCCTTGCACCCCGTGGAGGTCTACACCGCCACCATCTCCAGCCAGTTCGCCGGGCGGACCGAAGGGGGCAAGGGGGAGCACGGCACCTTCGGTAAGGACCACCGGGTGTACCACGCCCTTATCGCCTTCTGGGGACGGATTTCAAGGAGGCGGGGCGAGGCGGTGGGCCTTCTGCCCGAGGACCTGGAGGTGCTAGAAAAGGGGCTTCTGGAAGGCCTTTTGGAAGGGGCCACCACCCGGAGCAAGGTGGGGCAGACTCCTAGGCTTTACCTGCGGGTGGACTGGAAGGAGGGGTTCCGGCCCCTTGGGGACCCGCGGGATGGCCTTAAGGTGCGGCCCGTGGAGGGCAAAGCCTTGGAAGGGATCCGGGGGGTTGGGGACTATGTCCTCGAGGCCCACGACCTGAGCAAAAATCTGGGCCGATTCCGGGATAGCATCGCCCGCGTGCGGCTTTGGCGGCACCCCGACCTTCGCCTGGAGGGGCTTGCGCTGGAGGGGCTTCCCGTGGAGGAGGTGAAGTTCTGA
- a CDS encoding TM1802 family CRISPR-associated protein: MIRQLLHLGLGQEGDFLESLAREEKGRLYVLDCHPEEGVAYLVPHELDGEKCRRFLWVGDPPASNAPRDRATTSGLHYLLGQAVTQMAEDSLLQEVLRPLLCELGGPGDRVRFVLNLSALRLEGAQDAEVGPFRVQGGRLQADCEALRRLVKEGTGAEGPGGKRAKTLADLVEKLAETLLKAWGVEKPREGRLLFTLALNGKPLVDLPAYRQYLSQRLVGRYFKDAEPGCCHGCGTEGKVVGDFAGFRLKFYITDKKSFAPGLLEKAFPKAYGLCEDCFRALLVGENFVLNKLLLRFLESDALVLPEAELNREGLQRMVDVLLAEVRGLERVGAWKEFLERASLAWKEVGYLGFSLLFFRRTNAATKAEELVLEVPPSRVEALFRALGEAGDGGFPVEGLRDWLYLLPLSRREGRVEAGPALKVASRIFMGLPLAPRDILPLWLKAAERAYREDASFFGIDRYRGPQGALDLAALGAGWVWVLRRLGIWGGYMEGKPLPLGEEALREAYGFGPLEAGLYLLGQAMEAVGQAQAKLYEYKKEPLLEALGWQGMSLVRVRHLVPEVMAKASYYLSGNELAAVLDLLGRATDLLERGRSQGPLSEKEVPYYILMGYAQARSRRLRAGKKEEVQDGAA, encoded by the coding sequence ATGATCCGGCAACTTCTCCACCTGGGCCTAGGGCAGGAGGGGGATTTCCTGGAGAGCCTGGCGAGGGAGGAGAAGGGCCGCCTTTACGTCTTGGACTGCCATCCTGAGGAGGGGGTGGCCTACCTGGTTCCCCACGAGCTGGACGGGGAGAAGTGCCGCCGGTTCCTGTGGGTGGGGGACCCCCCAGCGAGCAACGCCCCCCGGGACCGGGCGACCACTTCGGGCCTCCACTACCTCCTGGGCCAGGCGGTCACCCAGATGGCGGAGGATTCCCTCCTGCAGGAGGTCCTAAGGCCCCTCCTTTGCGAGCTGGGCGGGCCGGGGGACAGGGTGCGCTTCGTGCTGAACCTCAGCGCCCTGCGCCTAGAGGGCGCCCAGGATGCGGAGGTGGGCCCCTTCCGGGTGCAGGGGGGTCGCCTCCAAGCGGACTGCGAGGCCCTACGGCGCCTTGTGAAGGAGGGGACGGGCGCCGAGGGCCCGGGGGGCAAGCGGGCGAAGACGCTGGCGGATTTGGTGGAGAAGCTAGCCGAAACCCTCCTGAAGGCCTGGGGGGTGGAAAAGCCCAGGGAAGGGCGCCTCCTCTTCACCCTGGCCCTCAACGGGAAGCCCCTCGTGGACCTTCCCGCCTACCGCCAATACCTTTCCCAGCGTTTGGTGGGGCGTTACTTCAAGGATGCGGAGCCTGGGTGTTGCCACGGGTGCGGTACGGAGGGAAAGGTGGTGGGGGACTTCGCCGGCTTCCGCCTCAAGTTCTACATCACGGACAAGAAGAGCTTCGCCCCAGGGCTACTGGAGAAGGCCTTTCCCAAGGCTTATGGCCTGTGCGAGGACTGCTTCCGAGCCCTCCTTGTGGGGGAAAACTTCGTCCTTAACAAGCTCCTCCTGCGCTTCCTGGAAAGCGACGCCCTGGTCCTGCCCGAGGCCGAGCTTAACCGGGAAGGCCTCCAGCGCATGGTGGATGTGCTCCTCGCCGAGGTGCGGGGGCTGGAGCGGGTCGGCGCTTGGAAGGAGTTCCTGGAGCGGGCCTCCTTGGCGTGGAAGGAGGTGGGCTACCTAGGGTTTTCCCTCCTCTTCTTCCGGCGCACCAACGCCGCCACCAAGGCGGAGGAGCTGGTGCTGGAGGTACCTCCCTCCCGGGTGGAAGCCCTCTTTAGGGCCCTGGGGGAGGCGGGCGATGGCGGGTTTCCCGTGGAGGGGTTGCGGGACTGGCTCTACCTCCTGCCCCTTAGCCGAAGGGAGGGCCGGGTGGAGGCCGGGCCCGCCCTCAAGGTGGCTTCCCGCATCTTCATGGGGCTTCCCCTGGCGCCCAGGGACATCCTTCCCCTGTGGCTGAAGGCGGCGGAACGGGCCTACCGCGAAGACGCCTCCTTCTTTGGGATTGACCGGTACCGGGGCCCCCAGGGGGCCTTGGACCTGGCGGCGTTGGGGGCGGGGTGGGTGTGGGTTTTGCGAAGGTTAGGGATTTGGGGAGGCTATATGGAAGGCAAGCCGTTACCTTTGGGTGAAGAGGCGCTCCGGGAGGCCTATGGCTTCGGCCCCCTCGAGGCGGGGCTATACCTCCTGGGGCAGGCCATGGAGGCGGTGGGCCAGGCCCAGGCCAAGCTCTACGAGTACAAAAAGGAGCCCCTTCTGGAGGCCCTGGGTTGGCAGGGCATGAGCTTGGTACGGGTACGCCACCTGGTGCCGGAGGTGATGGCCAAGGCCAGCTACTACCTAAGCGGCAACGAGCTCGCGGCTGTCCTGGATCTCTTGGGCCGGGCCACGGACCTCTTGGAACGGGGAAGGAGCCAGGGCCCCCTTTCGGAGAAGGAGGTGCCCTACTACATCCTCATGGGCTATGCCCAGGCACGGAGCCGCAGGCTTCGGGCGGGGAAAAAGGAGGAGGTGCAGGATGGAGCTGCATAA
- the cas4 gene encoding CRISPR-associated protein Cas4: MGNGTVPLTGTLFWYFGVCPREAWLMGHGLEPYPDHELLALGRLLQETAYPEGRKEITLPGMRLDLVAHGPEGTLVVAEVKRSSGYREAHLLQLGYYLVRLKEEGIPAMGELRYPEERRVERVALTPDLEAKVRAAEKALLELLRSPIPPPPKRIPPCPTCAYYEFCFIGEEDDA; this comes from the coding sequence GTGGGAAATGGAACAGTTCCTCTGACGGGCACCCTTTTCTGGTACTTCGGCGTCTGCCCTCGGGAAGCCTGGCTGATGGGGCACGGGCTAGAGCCCTATCCCGATCACGAACTCCTGGCCCTGGGCCGCCTCCTCCAGGAAACCGCCTACCCCGAGGGGCGAAAGGAAATCACCCTGCCCGGGATGCGCTTGGACCTGGTGGCCCACGGCCCGGAGGGAACGCTGGTGGTGGCCGAGGTCAAACGGAGTTCCGGCTACCGGGAAGCCCACCTCCTCCAGCTGGGCTACTACCTTGTGCGGCTCAAGGAGGAGGGCATTCCGGCCATGGGCGAGCTGCGCTACCCCGAGGAGCGCCGGGTGGAGCGGGTGGCCCTCACCCCCGACCTGGAGGCCAAGGTGCGGGCCGCCGAAAAGGCGCTCTTGGAGCTCCTCCGTAGCCCCATCCCCCCACCCCCAAAGCGCATCCCTCCTTGCCCCACCTGCGCATACTACGAGTTCTGTTTCATCGGGGAGGAAGACGATGCCTAA
- the cmr6 gene encoding type III-B CRISPR module RAMP protein Cmr6: MSRRDCLKGVASVPGRTHAGLWLDKYLTDTSREDTEAKWGLVREVAGLGEPQEYKAFFQRYREALQELGAEMREARTRGRLAVGLGGEGVVETTFTLHRVYGVPYIPGSALKGLASRYAHLYLEGDPWRRDLGRFSRGEAQAGLFGTTEEQGAVVFFDALPIPGAWRLHPDILNPHHRAYYSQEGKPPADWDSPVPVPFLSATGRFLVALAPAPGVGLEAAQPWLNAAWQILSWALAEEGVGAKTSSGYGRLDLEGPEPPQEADAKSLRPEYEALRVRLQATSYRELEAFLRREAPTILALSPEEVALFKGALESKGFLKNRQDWKEWAKRNPDLRLVLEKLGLG, translated from the coding sequence ACGAGCCGGGAGGACACGGAGGCCAAGTGGGGACTCGTCCGGGAGGTGGCGGGGCTTGGAGAGCCCCAGGAGTACAAGGCCTTTTTCCAGCGGTATCGTGAGGCCCTGCAGGAATTGGGGGCCGAGATGCGCGAGGCCCGTACCCGGGGCCGGCTGGCGGTGGGCCTGGGTGGGGAAGGGGTGGTGGAAACCACCTTCACCCTGCACCGGGTGTATGGCGTGCCGTATATTCCGGGTTCGGCCCTCAAGGGGCTTGCGAGCCGCTATGCCCACCTCTACCTGGAAGGGGACCCATGGCGGCGGGACCTGGGCCGCTTCTCCCGGGGGGAGGCGCAGGCGGGGCTTTTCGGAACCACGGAGGAGCAGGGCGCCGTGGTCTTTTTTGACGCCCTGCCCATACCGGGCGCTTGGCGGCTTCACCCGGACATCCTGAACCCCCACCACCGCGCGTACTACAGCCAGGAGGGGAAGCCCCCCGCGGACTGGGATAGCCCTGTGCCCGTGCCCTTCTTGAGCGCCACGGGGCGTTTCTTGGTGGCCCTGGCCCCGGCGCCAGGGGTGGGCCTCGAGGCCGCCCAGCCTTGGCTTAACGCTGCCTGGCAAATCCTCTCCTGGGCCCTTGCCGAGGAAGGGGTGGGGGCAAAGACCTCCTCCGGTTATGGTCGGCTGGACCTGGAGGGTCCTGAGCCGCCCCAAGAGGCGGATGCCAAGTCTCTGCGGCCTGAGTACGAGGCCCTGCGCGTGCGCCTTCAGGCCACTTCCTACCGTGAACTGGAGGCCTTCCTACGGCGAGAAGCACCAACTATCCTGGCCCTTTCGCCGGAGGAGGTGGCCCTATTCAAGGGAGCGTTGGAATCTAAGGGCTTTCTGAAGAACCGCCAGGATTGGAAGGAATGGGCTAAGCGCAACCCGGATTTGCGACTGGTTTTGGAAAAGCTCGGACTCGGGTAA